Proteins encoded in a region of the Nicotiana tomentosiformis chromosome 9, ASM39032v3, whole genome shotgun sequence genome:
- the LOC138899304 gene encoding uncharacterized protein, giving the protein MRILESHGVDFTTFQLEGRARRWWQSYLLGRPAGSPPMNWDQFTQLFLDRYIPPSEREELRGQFEQLEQGQMSVTDYEARFSELSRHALMILPTNTERVQRFVVGFHPNIRDSMAWEVEMGTGYQLVVEIARRIEGYRQRGRE; this is encoded by the coding sequence atgaggatattggagtcccatggggtggatttcactactttccagctggagggcagggcccgtagatggtggcaatcTTATCTTCTTGGTAGACCAGCGGGTTCTCCTCCTATGAATTGGGACCAGTTTACACAgcttttcttggataggtatattccaccctctgaGAGAGAAGAGTTGCGaggtcagttcgagcagctcgagcagggtcagatgtcagtgaccgattatgaggcgagattctctgagttgtctcgccatgcacttatgatacttcctaccaacacagagagagtgcagagattTGTTGTGGGGTTTCACCCCAATATTCGGGATAGTATGGCctgggaggttgagatgggtactggttatcagctagtagtggagattgcgcGGAGGATTGAAGGCTACCGCCAGAGGGGTAGAGAGTAG